One Thalassophryne amazonica chromosome 10, fThaAma1.1, whole genome shotgun sequence genomic region harbors:
- the LOC117519253 gene encoding kelch-like protein 10, protein MPLEGNLTDAEIKVQNATFPIHKVILSNCSLYFRALFSRWPAPGQTVYTASEYSPEIMQLIIEFAYTNTVLMTDDNVEEIFYAADYYGIAGLIHACITFLEEHLCPQNCINICRLADKLSYAELGHKAYNFLLDHFESCIDSSGFLQLSLEELKDIIKKDELIVREESIVIEAILRWIAHSPNQRNSHIFVLLSKVRLALCSTEYLRNNVLTNALVNSSEESMRIVEAMIHRDPHFINAFARPRFPTAILFATGGWSDGGPTSKIEVYDIRADRWVDLPNSLEETCAYHGTAFLDGSLYCVGGFNGVTYYDTLLRVDLSTRIWHREARMQERRCYVSVCVLNGLIYAMGGHDGTDRLNSAERYDPRTDRWTFIAPMHEQRSDASCAVLNGKVYICGGFNGTHYHSSAEFYNPETDRWTEIAPMTRPRSGFGVVAHGGCIYAVGGYEGTTRLRSAEVYSLDTHRWAPLPSMDVPRSNFGIEVLEDMIVVAGGFDGADVINTVECYNIRAAQWSMILDMGTSRSALSCCVVSGIPSMREYVPVRDWPQDYDMEEDLEEPN, encoded by the exons ATGCCTCTGGAGGGCAACCTTACTGATGCCGAAATCAAAGTTCAAAATGCCACTTTTCCGATCCACAAGGTCATCCTTTCTAATTGCAGCCTGTACTTCAG GGCTCTGTTCTCCCGCTGGCCAGCACCAGGTCAAACTGTTTACACAGCTTCTGAATACTCACCTGAAATTATGCAACTCATCATCGAGTTTGCATATACCAATACTGTTTTGATGACAGATGACAATGTGGAGGAAATTTTCTATGCAGCGGATTATTACGGTATCGCCGGCCTAATTCACGCCTGCATCACCTTCTTGGAAGAGCACCTCTGCCCACAGAACTGCATCAACATCTGTCGTTTGGCTGATAAGCTCAGTTACGCAGAGCTTGGACACAAGGCCTACAACTTCCTCCTTGACCATTTTGAATCATGTATTGATTCTTCTGGGTTCCTCCAGCTCTCACTGGAGGAACTGAAGGATATCATCAAGAAAGATGAGCTCATTGTGAGAGAGGAGAGTATAGTCATTGAAGCCATCCTGCGCTGGATCGCTCACTCACCAAACCAACGAAACAGCCACATTTTTGTCCTCCTGTCTAAG GTCCGCCTGGCGTTGTGTAGCACTGAATACTTAAGGAACAACGTGCTAACAAACGCGCTGGTGAACAGCAGTGAAGAGTCTATGCGCattgttgaagccatgattcatagAGACCCTCACTTCATCAATGCTTTTGCCCGTCCACGCTTCCCCACCGCCATCTTGTTTGCAACTGGAGGATGGAGTGATGGCGGGCCAACAAGCAAAATTGAAGTGTATGATATCCGTGCAGACCGTTGGGTTGATTTACCGAACAGTCTGGAGGAAACTTGTGCGTACCACGGTACTGCTTTCCTGGATGGATCACTGTACTGCGTTGGTGGCTTCAATGGTGTGACGTATTACGACACCCTCCTCAGGGTCGACCTGAGCACCCGCATCTGGCATAGAGAAGCACGAATGCAGGAACGCAGATGCTATGTTAGTGTTTGCGTGCTGAATGGGCTCATCTATGCCATGGGAGGCCACGACGGGACTGACAGGCTCAACAGTGCTGAGCGGTACGACCCTCGAACCGATCGTTGGACTTTTATTGCACCCATGCACGAGCAACGGAGTGACGCTAGTTGCGCCGTTCTCAATGGCAAG GTGTACATCTGTGGTGGATTCAATGGGACCCATTACCACTCATCTGctgaattttacaacccagagacCGATCGTTGGACAGAAATTGCCCCAATGACGAGACCGCGCAGTGGCTTTGGAGTCGTTGCCCATGGAGGATGTATTTATGCT GTGGGGGGTTATGAAGGAACCACACGTTTGAGAAGTGCAGAGGTGTACAGTTTAGACACTCACAGATGGGCTCCACTGCCTTCAATGGACGTCCCCCGCAGTAATTTTGGAATCGAGGTCCTAGAAGACATGATTGTTGTGGCTGGTGGCTTCGATGGGGCCGACGTCATCAACACTGTGGAGTGCTACAACATCAGAGCTGCTCAGTGGTCCATGATTTTGGACATGGGCACCTCTCGTAGTGCTCTCAGCTGTTGCGTGGTGTCTGGAATCCCCAGCATGCGGGAGTATGTCCCTGTCCGAGACTGGCCACAGGATTATGACATGGAGGAGGATTTAGAAGAACCCAACTGA